CCCTCACGTAACGTAACGCTCCAGAGTTCGGTCTGCGCCACTCACGGAGGGAAACGATGCAGCTGAAAGTAGGTGAACTGGCCAAGCGCAGCGGACTGACGGTCCGCGCGCTGCACCACTATCACGCGATCGGTCTGCTCAGTCCCTCGGCGCGCGCCGAGAACGGCTACCGGCTGTACGGCCGCGACGACATCGCCCGGCTCCACCAGATCCAGGCGCTGCGCCGCTTCGGACTGTCGCTGGCCGAGATCGGCGCCTTCCTGGACCAGCCCGGCGTCCCGCTGGCCGGCATCGTGGCGCGGCAGATCGCCGCCCTTGACCGGCAGATCGAGCAGGCCGCGCAACTGCGCGCGAGACTGGCGCAATTGCACGGCCAGCTGCTCGGCGGCGCGGAACCGGAGCTGGCCGATTGGCTCAACACTCTGGAACTGATGACCATGTACGACAAGTACTTCTCGCAAGACGAACTCGACCGCCTGCCCATGTACCGCAGCAGCCAGAGCGGCTCGCCGGACGCCGACTGGCTGGCGCTGATCGCCGAGGTGCGCGCGCAGATGGACGCCGGCGTCGCGCCCGAGGCGCGGCGACCGCGCGAGCTGGCGACGCGCTGGATGACGCTGCTGGTCCGCGACACCGGCGGCGATCCGCGCCTGCTGGTCAAGCTGAACGCCATGTACGAACGCGAACCGTCGATGCAGGAACATGTCGGCATCTCGCCGGCCATGCGCGACTACGTGCTGCGCGCCTTCTCGGAAAGCAAGCTGCTGATCTATGAGAAGTACCTGACGCCCGAAGAGATCCGCCATCTGCGCGCGCACTACGACGACCGCGCCGCCGAGTGGCCGCAACTCATGGCCGACGCGCGCGACGCCATCGACGCTGGCCACGCGCCGGGCTCTCCCGCCGGCCTGGCCCTGGCCCGCCGCTGGATGACGCTGTTCAGCAGCTACGCCGGCAAGGACCCCGCCACCCACGCCAAGTTCCGGCAGGCCACGATGAGCGAGCCCGAACTCACCGCCGGCACCTGGGCCAGCGATGAGCTGCTCGGTTTCATGCGCCAGTCGATGACCACGCTCGCGCAGGCGCGCTGAATGCCGTCCCGCCGCCCGGGCGGCGGGACGCTCAGTCCGCTTGACCTCGCCCCAGGGGCAAGCCCCACACTCTCGCCCATGACCAACACCCATCTGCTCGCGGGCCGTTTCGGCGCCCTGACCCAGCTGTCGCCGAAGGCATTGCGGCTCTACGCGGATCAGGGTCTGCTGGTGCCCGATCGCATCGACCCGGCCACGGGCTATCGCTATTACGCGATCAGCCAGGCCGCCACGGCCCGGCTGATCGCCCGGCTACGCCGGTTGGGCCTGCCGATGGCCCGCATCGCGCGCCTGCTGGCGCTGGACGAGATGACGCGCGCGGCCGAGCTGCGCGCCTGGCTGGAGGCGCAGG
The Achromobacter sp. AONIH1 DNA segment above includes these coding regions:
- a CDS encoding MerR family transcriptional regulator, which codes for MQLKVGELAKRSGLTVRALHHYHAIGLLSPSARAENGYRLYGRDDIARLHQIQALRRFGLSLAEIGAFLDQPGVPLAGIVARQIAALDRQIEQAAQLRARLAQLHGQLLGGAEPELADWLNTLELMTMYDKYFSQDELDRLPMYRSSQSGSPDADWLALIAEVRAQMDAGVAPEARRPRELATRWMTLLVRDTGGDPRLLVKLNAMYEREPSMQEHVGISPAMRDYVLRAFSESKLLIYEKYLTPEEIRHLRAHYDDRAAEWPQLMADARDAIDAGHAPGSPAGLALARRWMTLFSSYAGKDPATHAKFRQATMSEPELTAGTWASDELLGFMRQSMTTLAQAR